The uncultured Methanoregula sp. genomic sequence GTAACCTGTGTGAGCCGCGAGCCAATATCAGAAATTCCCATTGACCGCTGTGAACAGACTCATCGGACGATCGCTGTTGAATGCGTTAATGATCCGTCCTTTGTGAAAGCCATATTATCTGACGTTATCAAAGAGGGACGATGCGCCTGTTGGGTGAGAAATACCGTTGATGATGCTATCGAAACGTATCGTGAACTCTCCCGCCTCTTTGGTCAGGATCATGTCAGGTTGTTCCACGCCCGGTTTGCGATGGGGGACCGGTTAGGGATTGAGCATACTGTGCTGGATAAGTTTGACAAAAATAGCACTCTTGAAAAACGGCGTGGACAAATCCTTGTCGCCACACAGGTAGTGGAGCAATCGCTTGATCTTGATTTTGATCTCATGATCACGGATCTAGCTCCGATGGATCTGATCATCCAGCGTGCAGGCCGGCTGCACCGGCATAACGATTCCAGTAAACGTGGTAATAGAGGAACTCCGCGACTCATTGTCTTGACACCCTCTTTGGACGGAATCCCATCGGCTGAATGGTATTCTGCCCTGTTTCCCAAAGGTGCCTATGTGTATCCCCATCACGGGCAGCTCTGGCTTACCGCCCGGCTTCTTGCCGACCGTAAAAAGATTACGATGCCGGACGATGCACGCCTGCTTATTGAAGGGGTATTTGGCGAGGATGCACAGGGAAGAATCCCGGAGTCGCTCATGCAGGCTGAACTTCAATCTGATGGCACGGATATGGGCGGTCGTGCCCAGGCGAACCTGAATGAACTCAAGCTGGACGAAGGATACCGGAGTACACCGATGCAGTGGATGGACGATGCCTGGACACCGACACGGCTTGGCGAGCCCCGGGTAACGGTACTCCTTCTCAAGTGGGATGGATCTCGTCTATCGTTCTGGTCATCTCCCTCCGAGTTTGCCCGGGAGATGAGTCTGGTCAGCATTTCTGAACATAAACTTTCAAAGGAATTTGAGTACGGTGGGATGCTGGGGACAGCTCTTGAACAATTTAAACAGACCCTGCCGGATAAGGGTCGTTGGCAGGTTCTTGTACCGCTGACTAAGAACAACGGTGAATGGTCAGGTAGTGCTCTTAATGCGAAAGGCAAACGGGTTACCGTCGGGTATGATTCAAGAACGGGACTTGTAGTAAACAAATCATAATGGTTAAGGTGTTGAAAGATGAGGCTTGGATATGGGAAGAATTATTCAAAGTATTCATATTTTCCAGATAGTTGGATTTGTCAGAAAACCGGGAGAATTTCGCTGATATCGGAACAGGGAGGCTGGCATGTACAATCTTCTGCATGAACGATGGATTCCTGTAAAAAGGAAAACCGCTGAAAAGCCGGAATATATTTCTCCGTCCCAGATCACGGACGAAATGGCAACAAACCCGATTATTGCGCTGGCTGCACCCCGCCCGGATTTTAACGGAGCCCTGATTCAGTTCCTGATCGGCCTGGTACAGACAGCCTGCCCTCCCAAAGATGAATCAGAGTGGCGGAAGAAATTCAGAAGTCCTCCATCATCTGAAGAGTTGAAAGCTGCATTTGAGCAATATGCGACCGCGTTTAATCTGGATGGTGATGGGCCAAGATTCATGCAGGATCTCGATCTCAATCTATCGGCAATAGATCCAAAAGAAAAAGAAAAAATTGAATTCCCAATTGAAGAACTCATCCTTGAGATGCCAGGTGACATCACAAAACGGGAAGATCGGGATTTTTTTGTTAAACGTGGTACAGCAAAAAATATTTGTCAAGATTGTTGTGCTGCTGCATTGTATACGTTACAAGCACACGCCCCATCCGGTGGTCCCGGGTATCGCGTATCTCTTAGAGGAGGAAGCCCACTTATAACCATAGTCCTCGGACGCACACTATGGGAAACTGTTTGGTTGAATATTGTCGACAATAAAACATTTTTCCAATATGGAAATACGTCTAAAAACGCAGATTCAGATAAATTTCCTTGGATGGGGCATACCAGAACTAGTGAAAATGATGAGAAAACTACATTCCAAGATGCAAACGGGGCCCAGATGTTTTGGGGGATGCCTTGGAGGATTAAGATATTATTTGAGCAAACCCAGAAACACGAAGTATGCGATATCTGTGGGCGCCCTGCCGATTCAATAATCAATACTTTTTACAGGAAAAACTACGGTGTTAACTATAAAGGCGGATGGTACCATACTTTAACGCCATATTTTGAGGCGCGTAACTCAGATGACGGATCTCTCATCCCCTTTGAATCTGAGTTAAACGGCATTTCTTACAGGAACTGGTTGGGATTGATTCAGTACAATCCGAATGAAAAAATACGACCGGCAAAAGTTGTTCATATCTTCAAGGAAGAGCGGAAAGAGGATTTAAAAGGATTGGGATTATCCTCGACACGACTTTGGGCATTTGGGTACAAGATGAAACAAAGAAAAGCGTTATGCTGGAATGACAGCACGATGCCCATCATTACACTTAATTCAGAACTATCACAAGATTATGAAGCCGTCATTTTTCAACTGATAACTTCAGCAGAGATGATCATTTTAAAATTACGAAAATGTATTAGAAATGCCCTGTTCTCTCAAAAATCAAAAGTGAAGGTTAATCTCTCGATCGTTGATTCCCAATTTTGGCAAGATACAGAATCAAATTTTTATCAAACCATTAATGAATTGAAAATTGCATTACAACAACAAAAATCTCTTGATGCACGAGAAATTCGTTCAAAATGGTTAAACCTCCTGAAAAATGAAGCGCTATCCCGTTTTGACCAATACTCCCAGTCTGACCAAATTATATCTACAACGAATCCCTGTCGGATTATGGATGCTCGGCAAGATCTCCTAAAATTTCTCAACTGGGATAAAAAATTATATAATATGCTTGATCTGCAAAAGCCGGAAAAATCTGCAAAAATCAGTGACAAAAAACGCAAAATTCCGGAGCATGTGATATCGTGAGGTAATAAAACATGGAACAAAAAACTTATCTGACATTTTCCCAGCCGGAAGTGTGTGTTGCACTTCTTTCATGGTGGAAAGAACTGGATACTGCGAGGGGTGACCGGGCAGCACTCAGGCAATGCCACAACCCGCTTGAAGTTGCATTTACACCGGCATTTCACCGGTTAAAAATGCGGCTTGAACCGTTTGGCTCCATAAGTCCCGACCAGATGGACAGGCTTGCCATCGTGGCCGGTGTGCTTTCGCATGTCAAGGAGAATAAAACTGAGGATCGTGAGCGAAATCTCCAGCGATCATTTGCCGTCCAGATGGCGAGTCCCCCTTCAAAAGGAGGCCCGGGAAAGAAGGCCTGCGTAAGCGGCATGAGATTCCGGCAACTGCTAAAAATTGAAGATCCGGACAAATTATACGCAACGATGATCCGTCTTGTCCGGCTCCTCGGAGGTTCTGTTGACATGGTCAGTCTCGCAGCCGGTATCTACTGGTGGAACGAACGTACGAAAAAAGAGTGGGCGTATGCCTATTATGAACATGCACCGAGTGAAGAAAAACAAGGAGTCTGAAGAATATGGCTGAATTTATCCAACTACATATGCTTGTATCGTATCCTCCGTCGAACCTGAACCGTGACGATCTCGGGAGGCCGAAAACGGCCATAATGGGCGGAACCCAGCGCCTCCGCATTTCATCGCAGAGCCTGAAGCGTGCCTGGCGGACATCCGATATTTTCACCGAACATCTCAAGGATCACATGGGAAAACGCACCAAGGAAATGGGCGTGAAAGTGAAAGAGGCGCTTATTACCGGGTTGCCCCTCAAAGAACTGCTTGAGGAGGGCAAAAATGCTGCTGTTCCAAAAAAAGCAGATGGCATTCCTGAAGAGAAAGCGAAACTGTGGGCCTGGAAGATCGCGTCAGTATTTGTTGATAAATCCTCCAAAGAAACCGGTAAAAAATCCAAAAAGGAAGACGCAGTGGAGGCTGAAAGCGAGGGTAAGGCCCCAAAAGAAAAAGAGAAAAAAACCAATGTTGACAAGGATTCTCTCAAAGGGGAACAACTGGTTTTTTATTCGAACGATGAAATCGCGGCGATCCAGGCCTTGATCGCGATCCTCCTCAAAGAAAACCGGGAACCAAAGCCCGACGAGCTATCCGCTCTCTTAAAAGAGGATCTTTCATCGGTGGATGTGGCAATGTTCGGGCGTATGCTTGCAAATGCAACCCGGTATAATGTCGAAGCCGCAGTACAGGTTGCCCACGCTGTCACCGTGCATGAGGTTGCGGTTGAGGACGATTATTTCACAGCGGTTGATGATCTCAACAAAGGCGAGGATGATGCCGGTGCCGGGCACCTTGGGGAGACGGAATTTGCATCAGGGTTGTTCTACGAGTATGTCTGCATCAACAAAACGCTCCTTGAAGAAAACCTTGGCGGCGACAAAAACAGTGATCGCAAAAAACTTGCAGCGACCGCTATCCGGGCACTTGTAGAATCGGTGGTAAAAATTGCACCGTCCGGAAAGCAGAACTCGTTTGCATCTCGTGCATATGCATCGTACCTGCTCGTGGAGAAAGGCACCCAGCAGCCGCGTTCATTGTCGGTCGCGTATCTTGAAGCGGTCAAAGAAAAGAACCTGCTCGGTACTGCAATAACAGTTCTGAATGATACGCGAAAAAAGATGGATGATGTGTACGGAAAATGCTGGACGGATAAATATGAGGTAAATGCATTTGCCGGCACGGGGAAACTTTCCGAACTCCTTACGTTCGTAGCTGATTGATATGCAGGAATTCCTGATCTTTCGCCTTTACGGTTCAATGGCTTCATGGGGCGACATTGCAGTAGGAGAGTTCCGCCCGACATTTGACCACCCGTCAAAATCTGCAATCATGGGGCTCATCGCTGCTGCTATGGGAATCCGGCGCGATGAGGAAGAGCGGCAACGAGAACTTGCAGCGGGGTACCTGATGGCGATCAGAATCGATGGCCCGGGTATCCTGCTTAGGGATTATCATACTGCGCAGGTTCCCCCGGCCGGAAAAGGAAAGATGAAATATCATTTTCTCACGAGAAAAGACGAACTCGCGGTGCCGAAAGATGAACTCAATACGATCCTCTCATCCCGGGATTACCGGTGCGACGCAGTATATACAATCTGTCTGCGGGGCCGTACTGCATCTCCACCCCATCCAGTTGAAACGATAAAGACACACCTCGCTAACCCAAAGTTTGTTCTTTATCTCGGGAGAAAATCCTGTCCGCTCTCTCTTCCGGTTCACGCCCAGATAGTACGGGCAGAAAACCTGGCAGAAGCACTGAAGTCCGTTCAGTTTCCGGATCATCCTTTTATTTCACGACTCACCTCCAGGAACAATTTCCGGATTTTTTGGGAAGGCACTGAACAATCCGGATTTGAGGGAGATCACACCGTAATACGTCGCGATGATCCCACCAGTAGAAAACGCTGGCAGTTTTCTGATCGCGAAGAACATTATGTAATGATTACGATCTCTCAAGGAGGCTGACGATGCTTATCAGCAGGGTACGGCTGCGATCGGATGCAGCAGAAAAAAAAGAGTTCTGGGAGCATGTTGACAGCGCCTACCACATGCATTCTCTGGTCTGGGATCTGTTCACTGATGGACCGGAACGAAAGCGGGATTTCATTTACCGGCAGGATGCAGTGCATGGACTTCCCGCATTCTTCTGTGTCTCGGACCGGGTGCCAAATGATCGGAAAGGGATCTGGATCGTAGAGCCTAAACCATATGCTCCTGTTGTGAAAAAAGATCAGGTCTTTTCGTTTGTCCTGCGGGCAAATCCCATCCGGGCAAAGCGCGATGAGGAACACAAACAACACCGGCATGATGTTGTCATGGAGGCAAAGACCCACCTCAAGGAAAAACAGGATGTGTTACCCCGGGAAGCTGATATCGTGCAGGAGGCGGGTTTTGTCTGGTTGGCACAGAAAGGGGAAGCCAATGGCTTTTCCATTCGGGACGAAGATATCAGGGCGGATGGTTATCTCCAGCACCGATTTAAAAAAGCCAAGAGAAATCATGAGATCATGATCAGCACCATCGATTTTACCGGACTTCTTACGGTTACCGATCCTGATGCATTTATCCGAGCGCTTTTTACCGGTATCGGGCCTTCGAAGGGATTTGGTTGCGGGATGATGATGATCAAACGGCGATAAATCCGGAGATCTATGCTCCCCCCCTTAAAACCCATTGCTATCAAAGAAAGGATCTCCCTTGTTTTTCTTGAGAGAGGCGAACTTGATGTACTTGATGGAGCATTCGTCCTCGTTGACAAAAACGGGGTTCGTACCCAGATCCCGATCGGAAGTGTTGCCTGTCTTATGCTGGAACCCGGTATCCGGGTTTCCCATGCAGCGGTGGTACTCGCAGCACGTGTCGGCTGTCTGCTAGTCTGGATTGGTGAAGCGGGTGTCCGGTTGTATGCCGGCGGGCAACCCGGCGGAGCCCGGGCAGATCGTCTCCTTTTTCAGGCCAAACTTGCACTTGATGAGACGGCACGGTTGAAAGTCGTTCGAAAGATGTACGAGTTTCGGTTCAGGCAACCGGTTCCGATGCACTATTCTGTGGAACAGTTACGGGGTGTCGAAGGTTCACGGGTCAAGGAACTGTATGTCCAGCTCTCACAAAAGTACGGCGTGAAATGGTCGGGCCGTTCCTATGATCATACCCGGTGGGGCAGCGGTGATATCCCCAACCGATGCCTGAGTTCAGCAACAGCCTGCCTTTACGGAATATGCGAAGCCGCGATCCTTGCCGCAGGATATGCACCGGCAATCGGGTTCATTCATTCCGGTAAACCGCAAGCATTTGTGTACGATATTGCAGATTTGTTCAAGTTTGATACGGTTGTTCCCGTGGCATTTCGCATCGCGGCACAAAACCCGGTTGATCCTGAACGGGCTGTGAGGCTGGCCTGCCGTGATCAGTTCCGCGAAACACGGTTACTGAAAACAATTATTCCCACAATTGAAGAGGTTCTTGCTGCGGGTGGCCTGCCGGTTCCTGAAACACCGGATGATTGTCTCCCTCCTGCGATTCCTGAAGAGAAGGGGTTAGGCGATGCTGGTCATCGTACTTGAGAACGCTCCACCCCGTTTACGGGGAAGATTATCTGTCTGGCTCCTTGAAGTCCAAGCGGGGGTCTATATCGGGGATTTCTCTGTAAAAGTGCGTGAAATGATCTGGACGCAGATCGTTGAAGGAATCGAAGAAGGGACTGCAATTATGGCGTGGGGAACGAATAACGAGTCCGGCTTCGATTTTGTTACGGCTGGTGCAAACCGACGTATACCCGTGGATTTTGATGGTGTTCCCCTAATTTCGTTCCTTCCACAGTCAGTAAAATAAAAGCAGAGAACTTAATTAACGATGAAACGTGATTGAAATGTAGGGAGATGAGGTATATCTTCCGAAGTCGAGAACATGATTCACTCTTACATGAGGGGAATTTTCCCGGTCAAAATTAAAAATTGCGTAGATCCCCGGAAGTAATCTTCCTTGTTTTGATATAAAAATTGAAGAGAGTTCCCCACATGCGTGGGGATGAACCGGTAACAACCTTGTATTCGTAGTTGAACCACAGGAGTTCCCCACATGCGTGGGGATGAACCGAAAAAATTCATGATGTGAACCTTAAAAATAATGAGTTCCCCACATGCGTGGGGATGAACCGGTAACTAACAATACCCGTTTCATACCGGGTATGAGTTCCCCACATGCGTGGGGATGAACCTGACAAATTTAGAGAAATCCGCGTGGCTATGCCGAGTTCCCCACATGCGTGGGGATGAACCGTGCATTGGGAATGATAGATGTTATGATTCCGGGAGTTCCCCACATGCGTGGGGATGAACCGAAACCCACAGAACTAATAACTGGAGAGCTTGAGAGTTCCCCACATGCGTGGGGATGAACCGCTTACGCCCGGCAAATCACCTACTCGCATTGAGAGTTCCCCACATGCGTGGGGATGAACCGGCATGAGTAGGTTGTTGTATTCTGCAAGCACAGAGTTCCCCACATGCGTGGGGATGAACCGTTCCCATAGTTGTTGATTTGTTTCAATCAACTGAGTTCCCCACATGCGTGGGGATGAACCTGGCGATACGTGGTTTCTTCGGAGAATTCTTTCGAGTTCCCCACATGCGTGGGGATGAACCGGCGCCGGCACTTATCAGGTTTTTCAGGACCGTGAGTTCCCCACATGCGTGGGGATGAACCGCGCAAACCCGCGATTGGGTATAACGAGATTGAGAGTTCCCCACATGCGTGGGGATGAACCGGAGAATAAATCTGCCTCTATTTCAAAAATGCAGAGTTCCCCACATGCGTGGGGATGAACCGGGATATCGGAGGACCAGCTTCAGTTCGTGGCGGAGTTCCCCACATGCGTGGGGATGAACCGGTATCTATCACGATACCGTGGAGGTCCACCACGAGTTCCCCACATGCGTGGGGATGAACCGTTGCGAAAGAGGAGTGAACTTTGCCTCCCTCTGAGTTCCCCACATGCGTGGGGATGAACCGACCCTTGCGGATAAGGTGATCTGGCAGCACCCGAGTTCCCCACATGCGTGGGGATGAACCGGGAGACCGTGTTATCAGCACCGTTGTCGGGTTGAGTTCCCCACATGCGTGGGGATGAACCGGAGGCGGAGGCCGCGCTCGAGGCCATTGACAAGAGTTCCCCACATGCGTGGGGATGAACCGGAGATTCCCCGGTACGGTGGAAAGCAGGCTTAGAGTTCCCCACATGCGTGGGGATGAACCGTACCAATCCTATATACGAGTGCTCTGCCATGAGAGTTCCCCACATGCGTGGGGATGAACCGGTATCACGTGGACAAAACATGGTATTCTGCTTGAGTTCCCCACATGCGTGGGGATGAACCGGCAACCCGGCCAAGGGTTGCCTACCTCTTCCTGAGTTCCCCACATGCGTGGGGATGAACCGGGAATCTTCCGAAAAACAATACTGGTTCCTGGGAGTTCCCCACATGCGTGGGGATGAACCGGTATAGTAGTTCATTCCGGCATGGACGTTTTCGAGTTCCCCACATGCGTGGGGATGAACCGCTATCGGGAACCATATTGAAATGGAATACCGAGAGTTCCCCACATGCGTGGGGATGAACCGCTTCCGGGCGTGGCCGTGAAAACTCCGGGGAAGAGTTCCCCACATGCGTGGGGATGAACCGTAGATCGGGTAATCTGGTATTACTCCCGCCGAGAGTTCCCCACATGCGTGGGGATGAACCGGTTGATCAGGTAATTGGCCGCGTAAATGTCTAGAGTTCCCCACATGCGTGGGGATGAACCGGGCGGCGTTTGCCTGCTCCGCGTCGATGATCCGAGTTCCCCACATGCGTGGGGATGAACCGTTCCTTCATGCCGGCACTCTCCAACACCACGGGAGTTCCCCACATGCGTGGGGATGAACCGACAGGTTCGCTCTGGTAGAACCGCAGCACAATGAGTTCCCCACATGCGTGGGGATGAACCGACGCAGATTGCCACTTACGTCCCGTATGTCGGGAGTTCCCCACATGCGTGGGGATGAACCGATACGGATTATCTCTTCCGAGCCATCGGGCGAGAGTTCCCCACATGCGTGGGGATGAACCGACCCTCGCAGAAACCCCGGTCAATACACTCAAGAGTTCCCCACATGCGTGGGGATGAACCGAGAATGGACTGGATCATCGCCAGATTGCAGCAGAGTTCCCCACATGCGTGGGGATGAACCGGTAAACCCCGCCCGACGAGCGTACCAATCTGAGAGTTCCCCACATGCGTGGGGATGAACCGCAATATTTCGACCACGCACTGACGGGAAAAAAGAGTTCCCCACATGCGTGGGGATGAACCGGTGAGATCGTGGAACGATTTGGCCTGTGCGCAGAGTTCCCCACATGCGTGGGGATGAACCGATCGATTGTTTCAGTACCTGCCGTGGTCTCTGGAGTTCCCCACATGCGTGGGGATGAACCGGGAGGAGGATGATCTAGGATCCCTTGGTACCGGAGTTCCCCACATGCGTGGGGATGAACCGCAACTAATCACCACAACACTGGGGAAAAATGAGAGTTCCCCACATGCGTGGGGATGAACCGGCACACTCCCTTGTTTCGGAACATTCTGTAAGGAGTTCCCCACATGCGTGGGGATGAACCGTTTCCGTTCATCTCCTATCTCACCGGCGTTGTGAGTTCCCCACATGCGTGGGGATGAACCGGGCCGGGACGGTGGCAAAATAGGGGGAAATTAGAGTTCCCCACATGCGTGGGGATGAACCGGTCTTGGTGACTCCCCCAAACAGTAACAGGACGAGTTCCCCACATGCGTGGGGATGAACCGGTATAGTGCGTGCCTGGGCTACGCTCGACTCAGAGTTCCCCACATGCGTGGGGATGAACCGGTACTGTTTTCCCACGAGGGCGAAGCTGCCCCGAGTTCCCCACATGCGTGGGGATGAACCGTTGCATCATATGAAAGTCCCGTGACGTAATACGAGTTCCCCACATGCGTGGGGATGAACCGGTACAAAGGCGATCATAAGATCCCACGGACCAGAGTTCCCCACATGCGTGGGGATGAACCGGTATCCCAGACATCTTTCCACCACGACCC encodes the following:
- the cas1e gene encoding type I-E CRISPR-associated endonuclease Cas1e, producing the protein MLPPLKPIAIKERISLVFLERGELDVLDGAFVLVDKNGVRTQIPIGSVACLMLEPGIRVSHAAVVLAARVGCLLVWIGEAGVRLYAGGQPGGARADRLLFQAKLALDETARLKVVRKMYEFRFRQPVPMHYSVEQLRGVEGSRVKELYVQLSQKYGVKWSGRSYDHTRWGSGDIPNRCLSSATACLYGICEAAILAAGYAPAIGFIHSGKPQAFVYDIADLFKFDTVVPVAFRIAAQNPVDPERAVRLACRDQFRETRLLKTIIPTIEEVLAAGGLPVPETPDDCLPPAIPEEKGLGDAGHRT
- the cas7e gene encoding type I-E CRISPR-associated protein Cas7/Cse4/CasC, encoding MAEFIQLHMLVSYPPSNLNRDDLGRPKTAIMGGTQRLRISSQSLKRAWRTSDIFTEHLKDHMGKRTKEMGVKVKEALITGLPLKELLEEGKNAAVPKKADGIPEEKAKLWAWKIASVFVDKSSKETGKKSKKEDAVEAESEGKAPKEKEKKTNVDKDSLKGEQLVFYSNDEIAAIQALIAILLKENREPKPDELSALLKEDLSSVDVAMFGRMLANATRYNVEAAVQVAHAVTVHEVAVEDDYFTAVDDLNKGEDDAGAGHLGETEFASGLFYEYVCINKTLLEENLGGDKNSDRKKLAATAIRALVESVVKIAPSGKQNSFASRAYASYLLVEKGTQQPRSLSVAYLEAVKEKNLLGTAITVLNDTRKKMDDVYGKCWTDKYEVNAFAGTGKLSELLTFVAD
- the cas6e gene encoding type I-E CRISPR-associated protein Cas6/Cse3/CasE, whose product is MLISRVRLRSDAAEKKEFWEHVDSAYHMHSLVWDLFTDGPERKRDFIYRQDAVHGLPAFFCVSDRVPNDRKGIWIVEPKPYAPVVKKDQVFSFVLRANPIRAKRDEEHKQHRHDVVMEAKTHLKEKQDVLPREADIVQEAGFVWLAQKGEANGFSIRDEDIRADGYLQHRFKKAKRNHEIMISTIDFTGLLTVTDPDAFIRALFTGIGPSKGFGCGMMMIKRR
- the casB gene encoding type I-E CRISPR-associated protein Cse2/CasB — its product is MEQKTYLTFSQPEVCVALLSWWKELDTARGDRAALRQCHNPLEVAFTPAFHRLKMRLEPFGSISPDQMDRLAIVAGVLSHVKENKTEDRERNLQRSFAVQMASPPSKGGPGKKACVSGMRFRQLLKIEDPDKLYATMIRLVRLLGGSVDMVSLAAGIYWWNERTKKEWAYAYYEHAPSEEKQGV
- the cas2e gene encoding type I-E CRISPR-associated endoribonuclease Cas2e, with the translated sequence MLVIVLENAPPRLRGRLSVWLLEVQAGVYIGDFSVKVREMIWTQIVEGIEEGTAIMAWGTNNESGFDFVTAGANRRIPVDFDGVPLISFLPQSVK
- the cas5e gene encoding type I-E CRISPR-associated protein Cas5/CasD, which translates into the protein MQEFLIFRLYGSMASWGDIAVGEFRPTFDHPSKSAIMGLIAAAMGIRRDEEERQRELAAGYLMAIRIDGPGILLRDYHTAQVPPAGKGKMKYHFLTRKDELAVPKDELNTILSSRDYRCDAVYTICLRGRTASPPHPVETIKTHLANPKFVLYLGRKSCPLSLPVHAQIVRAENLAEALKSVQFPDHPFISRLTSRNNFRIFWEGTEQSGFEGDHTVIRRDDPTSRKRWQFSDREEHYVMITISQGG
- the casA gene encoding type I-E CRISPR-associated protein Cse1/CasA gives rise to the protein MYNLLHERWIPVKRKTAEKPEYISPSQITDEMATNPIIALAAPRPDFNGALIQFLIGLVQTACPPKDESEWRKKFRSPPSSEELKAAFEQYATAFNLDGDGPRFMQDLDLNLSAIDPKEKEKIEFPIEELILEMPGDITKREDRDFFVKRGTAKNICQDCCAAALYTLQAHAPSGGPGYRVSLRGGSPLITIVLGRTLWETVWLNIVDNKTFFQYGNTSKNADSDKFPWMGHTRTSENDEKTTFQDANGAQMFWGMPWRIKILFEQTQKHEVCDICGRPADSIINTFYRKNYGVNYKGGWYHTLTPYFEARNSDDGSLIPFESELNGISYRNWLGLIQYNPNEKIRPAKVVHIFKEERKEDLKGLGLSSTRLWAFGYKMKQRKALCWNDSTMPIITLNSELSQDYEAVIFQLITSAEMIILKLRKCIRNALFSQKSKVKVNLSIVDSQFWQDTESNFYQTINELKIALQQQKSLDAREIRSKWLNLLKNEALSRFDQYSQSDQIISTTNPCRIMDARQDLLKFLNWDKKLYNMLDLQKPEKSAKISDKKRKIPEHVIS